The genomic region TAGACGTAGTAGAAGGGATGCAGTTTGACAGAGGTTATCTTTCTCCTTACTTCGTAACTAACAGTGAGAAAATGACTGCGGACCTGGAAAATCCTTATATCCTTCTTTTCGACAAGAAAATATCTACCATGAAGGATTTAATGCCAATTCTAGAGCCGGTAGCACAATCTGGAAAACCGCTTTTAATCATTGCTGAGGATGTAGACGGGGAAGCATTGGCTACTTTAGTAGTAAACAAATTAAGAGGTTCTCTTAAAATCGCGGCTGTTAAAGCTCCAGGGTTTGGAGATCGTAGAAAAGCAATGTTAGAAGATATCGCTATCCTTACCGGTGGTACTGTAATTTCTGAAGAAAGAGGATTCTCTTTAGAAAATGCAACTATTGATATGCTTGGTACTGCAGAGAAAGTAGCTATCGATAAAGATAACACTACCGTTGTTAATGGTTCTGGTGACGATAACGCTATTAAAGAGCGTGTAAACCAAATCAAAGCACAGATTGAAACTACCACTTCAGATTACGACAAAGAAAAGCTACAAGAGCGTCTTGCTAAATTAGCCGGTGGTGTTGCAGTACTTTATGTAGGTGCAGCTTCAGAAGTCGAAATGAAAGAAAAGAAAGATCGTGTGGATGATGCACTTCATGCAACCCGTGCGGCGGTAGAAGAAGGTATCGTAGCCGGTGGTGGTGTAGCTTTAGTAAGAGCAAAAGCTGTTCTGGAAGCTATCAGCACAGAAAATGCAGATGAAGCAACAGGAATACAAATTGTAGCTCGTGCTATCGAATCTCCACTTAGAACAATAGTTGAAAATGCAGGTGGTGAAGGATCTGTGGTAATAAACAAGGTTCTTGAAGGTGATAAAGACTTTGGTTATGATGCCAAGACTGACACTTATGTAGATATGATGAAAGCTGGTATTATCGATCCTAAGAAAGTTACTCGTGTAGCTTTAGAGAACGCAGCTTCTGTATCAGGAATGATCTTAACTACAGAATGTGCGTTAATCGACATCAAAGAAGATAATGGTGGCGGAGGAATGCCACAAGGAATGGGTGGCGGTATGCCAGGAATGATGTAATCATCACTCATTAAAAAACAAAGCTGTCTTATTCGTTTAAGGCAGCTTTTTTTTATGCATAAATTGCAAAATACATATAAGAGAGACAATGCTTGAGAATCAGAAATCTCAAGATATGCTGCACAGAATTAAAAATAGAAAGATTGCTATTCAGGGAAAACTAAAATTTACCTGATATCTAAAAATAGGGAAACTATGTTAAAGCTTTTCAATGGTGAATCATTTACAGTTACAGTGAAACCGACATAACACACCCACTGAAATTAACGAGTTTCGTAAGGAAGAAATATTAGTATTTTTTAAGACTTTTTATTTAATGCAAAAAAGCACCTAAAAAGCCAGCCTTAAAATCACTCCAATCCATAATTATCTGAAAAACAACGATTGCCAGAATAATTAAAACTGCCGTTCTTAATTTTGCCTCTGGTTTTCCTTTCTGTTCCATATCCATATAAAAAACGTTTGGACTAGCTAAATTATAAAAAAATATTAATACTCACCAACAATTTGGCGTCCATGATAAGCACATGCACCGATACTTTTATGTATTTCGTCTAAATTTCCAATAGTTATCCTTCCGGCAGGCATGATTTCCAGCTTATTACCTGCGACAACTATCATCTTTTTTAAAATTGAAATTCCTTCTTTTGCAGTTGCTTTCCCTCCAGAACTAAGAATAGTTGATATCCCATTAATATGGGTTAATCCTTCAGTAGCTTTTAAAATATCAGGGGTCTCATCGATCGCTTTATGGATTACTATTTTTAACGGACTTGAATGTGCTGCCAGTGCAGCAATTCTTCCTAAATCCAATGTATTGTTTTCCTTTAAAATCCCAAAAACTACTCCCTCTACCCCTATCACTTTACAAAATTTGATATCCTGCATCATCTGATTAACTTCGGAAGCAGTATACACAAAATCGCCTCCGCGCGGACGAATCATTACTCTAATAGGAATTCTAAGTTGTTCTTTAGCTTTTCGTATAACATCCCTTTCCGGGGTAATACCATCCTGCGATAAATCTGCACATAGTTCTATTCGATCTGCACCCTGTTCTTCAGCTTTTAAAGCTTCATCTAAAGATTCTACACAGGCTTCTTTTATGAAACTGGTCATTTTTAAAGGATATAATTTAGTGTAAACCTAAGAAAATTAATCATTGTGTAAGTTGATCGCTAAAGATTCAGCATAAATTATAGTCATTCTGAACTTGTTTTAGGGCTTTATGGAATATTTCTCTGCCTTACCTTAAAGCCTGGAAGTAATTATCTGGATGTAACGCTGGTTTAATAGACACACGTATAAATGATTCTCTAAAAGGTAAATTTTAAAGTTGCTAAAACCTGTGATGGCCGTAATCGATAACTACTTTGTATGTAATAATATTGATTGTTACTGGCGTTTATAAATTGATCGGTATTCAGGATATTTCGCCAACTAATGTTTAAATCCATTTTTGGCTTCTCAAAAGTAAACTGATAGCTCAGGTTCACAAAATAATTATCTCCATTTTCAGATAAAGAATTGCCATAATATTCACTACTTACACTTAAATACTGATTATCCTTAGGATAAAAATAAAGATCTATGGTATGTTGCTGCGTTTCGATTTGCTGAAAATCACGCTCTCCAAAACCCGAAGTATAAGTCGAAAAATTTCCCGAGTAATTCGCAATTAACCAACTGGAAACTTCTGCATCGATGCTCCCTCTCAGATTAAAACTCTGTGTATTCACCTCAGCCAACGTATTGTTTAAAAGTTGCTGGCGTTTTGATAAGTTATAGGAGGCGTTCAATTTAAATGTTGTTTTTAATTTTCTAAAATATTTACTACCGCCAGCTTTAAAGCTATGATTATCGAAGCTATTATCTCGCACCACCGCTTCTAAAATCCTTGTTCCATTTTCACCAATATTAGAACTGTACAACAAGTTATTTTCAGAATAACTATAGGAATAAGACGTGTTTAAAAACAGTTGCTTTAAGGGATTTCGATAAGCTATCCCGCCGCTATAATATTGTCGTGTTTCTTCAGAAATTGGCGCGTTGTACCGATTTAAATTTCGATAATTATTCAATAAGAATCCATAATATAACTGCTGAAGTTCTCCAAAATCATAACTTAATCCTGCTGAAGCATTAGCATCCCAAAAGGCTGAAAGCTTTTTATTCACAGAAAATCTAGGCTCAAAAACCAATCGATCTAAACTTCTTTTTTCTTCAAAATTTCGGTCTTTAAGCTGAAAACTTTTAAATTGAAACGGCGTACTTAAATTTAAATTCCAGGTCTCATCCTTACTTTTAAACCTGAAAGAATTTTTAAAATAGACCGAAGATTCTACAAATTCGGTTCTGTTCTTAAAATCAGCATCTAAAACCTCTTCCCCATCTTCCAAAAAAATATCGGTATCTAATTGCTGATCTTGGATCGAAAACCCAAATTTGGGTGATATGGTAAATTTGCCAAGGGCCTTGGTAAACCCAGCCGAATTATCAGCATACATCTTCCTTGAAGAAACCTGTTGCTGAATTTCACCATAAGGATCACCATTATTAAAGATAGCTTCAAATTGTCCTGGTTGCACCAGTAGATCCTGATTAGTCTCTGTAAAACCGATATTAGAATTAAAAGTGATCAATTGTTTTCCAATAGTTCTAAGCAGGCGCATATCGTTTTTTATTCCGAAAAAAGGATTGTCCAGCCGTTGTTTGATTTTTGCATCGGGGCGATCTATCAAACCACGATTTGTATTCCAGGAACCGTTAAACTCTAATTGATCTTTCAGGTAATTTTTATCGGTATTATTCTCTAAGGTAAGTTGTCCTTCTAACTGGCTTACAAAAATATTATTACTGGTATTTTCGATTATATCGATTGTATCTGTAGGTGTAAAATAACGTGTTTGTGTACTTCCATCCTGCTTCTGATAATCATTCAGATAAGAAATATTTAGTTTTAAATCTATATCTTCTTTAACTCGTTGCAAAATGTTTGCTGAACCTAAATGTACGTTATTATCCAACCAGCGTTCTGCCGAAAATGGGGGTGGTGAGACATTTTGAATTGACAGCCAATCTGTTTTATCAATATTAAATTCATCTCCAAAAAAATTGATCGAAAAATTACGAATCTCGCCAGATACATCGCTTCCGGTATTATTACTTTGGTAGGTGACGATCGCCTGTCGCTTTTTAGTAAAGATCATTGGCGTCACCTTTGTTTGCCACAGCAAAGGCGCAGCACCCATCCCG from Zunongwangia profunda SM-A87 harbors:
- the groL gene encoding chaperonin GroEL (60 kDa chaperone family; promotes refolding of misfolded polypeptides especially under stressful conditions; forms two stacked rings of heptamers to form a barrel-shaped 14mer; ends can be capped by GroES; misfolded proteins enter the barrel where they are refolded when GroES binds); amino-acid sequence: MAKDIKFDIEARDGIKRGVDALANAVKVTLGPKGRNVIISKSFGAPTVTKDGVSVAKEIELEDELENMGAQMVKEVASKTNDLAGDGTTTATVLAQAIVKEGLKNVAAGANPMDLKRGIDKAVEALTKNLSEQTQEVGDSSEKIKQVASISANNDELIGELIAEAFGKVGKEGVITVEEAKGTDTYVDVVEGMQFDRGYLSPYFVTNSEKMTADLENPYILLFDKKISTMKDLMPILEPVAQSGKPLLIIAEDVDGEALATLVVNKLRGSLKIAAVKAPGFGDRRKAMLEDIAILTGGTVISEERGFSLENATIDMLGTAEKVAIDKDNTTVVNGSGDDNAIKERVNQIKAQIETTTSDYDKEKLQERLAKLAGGVAVLYVGAASEVEMKEKKDRVDDALHATRAAVEEGIVAGGGVALVRAKAVLEAISTENADEATGIQIVARAIESPLRTIVENAGGEGSVVINKVLEGDKDFGYDAKTDTYVDMMKAGIIDPKKVTRVALENAASVSGMILTTECALIDIKEDNGGGGMPQGMGGGMPGMM
- a CDS encoding copper homeostasis protein CutC, translated to MTSFIKEACVESLDEALKAEEQGADRIELCADLSQDGITPERDVIRKAKEQLRIPIRVMIRPRGGDFVYTASEVNQMMQDIKFCKVIGVEGVVFGILKENNTLDLGRIAALAAHSSPLKIVIHKAIDETPDILKATEGLTHINGISTILSSGGKATAKEGISILKKMIVVAGNKLEIMPAGRITIGNLDEIHKSIGACAYHGRQIVGEY
- a CDS encoding carboxypeptidase-like regulatory domain-containing protein: MKKILFTILSIFVVFAGYSQTEITGQVFDDNNEKLSGATVMISKDSVSSILAYGISDSDGKFKIAVKSDGESLSLKVSYIGFATFEETIQNKAQQLEVKLLPSSEALKEVIVKSEILQQRGDTLSFSVDAFKDKNDRVIADILKKLPGIDIRPNGQIYYKDEPIQKYYIEGLDLLEGRYNLANNNLSADAVSKVEILENHQPVKVLDSLEFSERASINIKLKKDISISGTATAGMGAAPLLWQTKVTPMIFTKKRQAIVTYQSNNTGSDVSGEIRNFSINFFGDEFNIDKTDWLSIQNVSPPPFSAERWLDNNVHLGSANILQRVKEDIDLKLNISYLNDYQKQDGSTQTRYFTPTDTIDIIENTSNNIFVSQLEGQLTLENNTDKNYLKDQLEFNGSWNTNRGLIDRPDAKIKQRLDNPFFGIKNDMRLLRTIGKQLITFNSNIGFTETNQDLLVQPGQFEAIFNNGDPYGEIQQQVSSRKMYADNSAGFTKALGKFTISPKFGFSIQDQQLDTDIFLEDGEEVLDADFKNRTEFVESSVYFKNSFRFKSKDETWNLNLSTPFQFKSFQLKDRNFEEKRSLDRLVFEPRFSVNKKLSAFWDANASAGLSYDFGELQQLYYGFLLNNYRNLNRYNAPISEETRQYYSGGIAYRNPLKQLFLNTSYSYSYSENNLLYSSNIGENGTRILEAVVRDNSFDNHSFKAGGSKYFRKLKTTFKLNASYNLSKRQQLLNNTLAEVNTQSFNLRGSIDAEVSSWLIANYSGNFSTYTSGFGERDFQQIETQQHTIDLYFYPKDNQYLSVSSEYYGNSLSENGDNYFVNLSYQFTFEKPKMDLNISWRNILNTDQFINASNNQYYYIQSSYRLRPSQVLATLKFTF